Proteins from a single region of Peromyscus eremicus chromosome 9, PerEre_H2_v1, whole genome shotgun sequence:
- the LOC131919045 gene encoding LOW QUALITY PROTEIN: selenoprotein W-like (The sequence of the model RefSeq protein was modified relative to this genomic sequence to represent the inferred CDS: substituted 1 base at 1 genomic stop codon), translating into MTLATRVLXCGAUGYKPNYLQLKEKLEHEFPGCLDICGEGTPQITEFFEVTVAGRWVHSKKRGDGYVDTESKFWKLVTTLGAALPVTPEGRVLRPRGSRLMTARMKCLKDLWSFLDVPAATKSSQRAPL; encoded by the coding sequence ATGACACTCGCCACCCGGGTCTTGTAATGTGGAGCTTGAGGCTACAAGCCCAATTATCTCCAGCTCAAGGAGAAACTAGAACATGAGTTTCCTGGATGCCTGGACATTTGTGGCGAGGGGACTCCTCAGATCACGGAATTCTTTGAAGTAACAGTAGCTGGGAGGTGGGTTCACTCCAAGAAGAGAGGTGATGGTTACGTGGATACAGAAAGCAAGTTTTGGAAACTGGTGACCACCCTCGGAGCTGCCCTGCCAGTGACCCCTGAAGGCCGGGTCCTGAGACCCCGGGGCAGCCGCCTTATGACAGCAAGAATGAAATGTCTCAAAGACCTGTGGTCTTTCCTCGATGTTCCTGCAGCCACCAAGTCAAGCCAGAGGGCTCCTCTGTGA